The nucleotide window TATACAAGCATCTATCATCTAAGTTTTCAACATCAAATGTTTatcaaatattgaaaataaaggacaaaacatCACTATTCAGCCATAACACAAGAACAGGTTTTAAAAATTGGTCCTTGTGGACATTGTCCAAATGATGATCCTACTCATACACTGTATGAATGAGacctatatttaatattaatagcaataataaaaaagCTTTATCTTGGAGAAACTGGGAGGACTTACTTATTTCCTCCGTTTGGCATTTGGTTCCTGTGAAGTAGTGTGTAAGGAGGCCCAAGTCAGCCAGTAACCTTGGAAATGGGAATACAGTTTAGCAGGCGGAGTTGGCTGGTGTGGAAGGAAGGATGGTCAGAGGGGTACTCTGAACATCCTTGCCAATgcacaaatgaaagaaatgattgaGAAAAATGTTGACCAAATACATAGGAGCTTTTGCCGACTGAGTCCCATTTCTCCAAAATAACTTCCCCAAACTAAAATCTTTACATTCTTTAAGATAAAACCTTATTGATCACCACATCATTTATCAACATTGTGCTTCGTAATCAACAGCAAAAGTCATATATAAAAAACCACATGCTTTTATAATCTAAACGAGTGAAATGATGCAAAACAGATTAAAGTATGATGCATGCCACTGGTTCATGAACTTCATCGGACAAGAAAGcgaaacaaaacaacccaaaaccCAGAAAACCCAGACCCCAGCAACAGACCGTTGCCATAGAAAAGCTCGAGCAGCCAGTGCTGGTTTCTAACAGCTCTGTCTATTGTTTCCTCCATCCCTTTCTAAAAATGCCAAATCCGAAAGCAATTGGGCatcaaaaacaaaggaagaatagAGATGTTGAATCAAAAGTTGAACGCAATAGTTCGACATTAACGGTTTCCAAACAATATTGATCcaccctgtgtttttttttttcctgtttgttaaaTCCCTGCTGTACTCTGATTTATCCTTAATTTTCacattggcaaaaattaagataAAGTAAGGCACCACAAATCGCCCTGTATAATATATCTCTAAAAGCCTCATCACCCATCACAGGCAAGCAGGGATTAGCCTCTACTCATCTTGTTGATTGCTGCCCCTAGACAGGTGTGCCTCGTTACGTTCTATTCCTGTTTTCATCTGTCACACAAGACTGTTGAATCCAAACACTTAACAGCACCAGGAAGCCATTTCACCTAGCTCCCTGTCTTCAGTCTtttagtcagaaaaaaaaatactgtatcacAGAGAAGCAGCAGACATTCTTTGCTGGTTATATTGATTTGCTTACCAAATAACTACCTAATTAAGTGGCAAACAGGTGGAAGGTTCTTCGCTAGTGACAGGCTCCTGGAGGTCACGGAAATATCACAAGGGCACACTGTCCCCCATCCTAACCTACTGATCttttctgtaagaaaaataagatatacTTTTAAGCGTCAACTGTGTTCTCGGTAACGTCACCACATTTATAAGTAGCTCGCCGATGCCTACTATACAGGTGTCTTATGCAATCTGCTCTCCAGGCATTAAAATGACATGGCATGTTCATGGCATAATTGTATCAGTTGTACAAAACTCTAAAATCCATTCAAAATACAATTTATGAGAGCTAATTGATCATGCTGTGCGTGCGTCAAAGTTTCGGGGAGAAGACGGCTCATATCTTACTTCCTTTGCTGCAGCACAGTTTGTTACTTGGTGAAGGCTCCTTTTTCCTTAAGGACTTTTTCCACGACTCACTTACATTGCTCTTTTCATTATATCCAGTctcaaaataatcataaaattggCCTTTGCACTCAAAAGCAAGGTCATTTCCCACAGGTTCATGGCTTAGGGGGCCACCATCCCTGTTGGTGTCATCATTTGCTTTCTCGTTTAATTTGGCCTTTTCCTGGACACCAAGTGACCTCACATTAGTAACAAAGATTTCATTGGCAGGTATCTGGCCATCGCCCTTGTAAATAGGTGCACTGCCTACATCAAAATCCACCTGGTGGGAACAGCTCGGTAAAGgcagagggggagaggaagaggaagatgaggaggaggaagaggcagtGGTGGAGGCATTTCCGACATTAGCATTGACAGAAAGGGGTAAATTTAGGTAGTGACCACCACATTCTTGGTACAAGCAGCAGGCATGAAACTTTTCACACTCCTCTTTGGCCATCCGAGGTCGTTTCCGGTAAGGACAGTCTTGAGCCATAAACCACTCCTGGGCAGAGGTGCCATTGAAAGAACAGGCAGGAAAGCACCAGTTATTCTGCATGATAATCTCTCCATGGATCCTTTTCATCAAATTGTTTATAAGGACAGATCTTCGGAGGTACACTTCAGGATCATCGATAAACTTTAGCTTTTCTAAGGACATATAAAGGATGTGGGCTCGTTCCTCAAAGATTGAGATGGTCTAAAAatcaaaaaaggaagagaaagcttAGGAAATGGTCTATATTAAAATATCATCACAGCACATTTCTCTCTTGGCAGTTTGGGAGTCTGGGAGTCTGTGATCTTGTTTCCCCAGGTTGATTTAGAGATGCTGTCCCAGGGGCTGCTCATGTCTCCCCTTCCCAGCAGACTCACTGGTGATGTCGAGCACTGGGGAATCCAGCCACAGTGCAGAACTCGGCAGGGACAGGTCAGGATGTCTGCTCTTTAATGGCTGGTGAGGGGGATGCCGAAATGCACAAAACTAATCTATGCTGTTAGAAGTCAGGAGAGGGGGTTCTTTGGAGGGCAGAGAGGTAGTGACTAAAAGGGGACACAGGAAAGGTTCTGGGTTGCTGGTTATGTTGTTTCTTTATCTGGATGTTAGTTATACGACTATTTCACACTTTGTGAAATTCATCAGGCTGGACTCTTATGACACTTGGGCCTttatgtgacacatatatattatatgtcaataaatgcTTTTTAGAGTATGCCAACATGCAGGTCATCATAAGTATACTTCAGACCCTGGCCTAGCCGTCAAGGGGCATGAGATCTGGCTGTCAGATCTCATGGCTCTCTCTGGCTGTTTTTCTGGGTTTCATTCTTGCAATTATCTTTGCTTGATAGAAGGACAAAAATAATGAATGAGGCTCAAACCCTAAAAGGAACTGTTGGTTGAAGGGCCAAAGTAGGCTTTTTCTGGTGTTGGGCAGGTGGAAAGATGCAGAGAGGGAATCAGATGACTCACTCCTGAGCTGTGTGATACCATCACTGTGTGATCATTGCTACAAACCCAGTGGCAATTTGGAAAACTGCTATAAGCCACAACACAGAAACCAAAAAGGACTTAAAATGCTTGTGTCCTGGGGGCTAGCTCTTCcaggtcataaaaaaaaaaaaaaagccagcctgAGGAGCTGTGAATTAAACCAGCCCAAGCTGACCTAACGGAGGAACTACAAATGCAGGGGAAAGCCCAGCACCTGCCAATGCATGCTGATGACATTTTATGAGCAGAGTCAAAGCAACATCtaaagggtgggagtgggggagagggagtaACAAGTGAGGaagatgattaaaaaattaaaattcttctctGAGTTTCAAAAAACTCTGGTCTGGGTTATCCTCTCCTCGATTAAACCAGCAGATTGTTTTTGAAGGAAGGTAGCCATAAGGAAAAGGAACTGGTATTTCAAAAGCTTAGATAGCCAGTTTCGTACTTCTGTGCACTTTCCCAATcctgttattttcttcttatacATGCAAAAAAGTCAGCTTTGGTCTTTTCCTGGgaatgaattatatattttaacaaatgaaaCATGTGTAATGAATGCACCATGAAGGACGTTTCTTACTTTCATGCACACGTTCAAAGGATGGTGAGTCCCCCGCTGAGAGGTCAGGAAAAGCCCTGGGTGACCACCCCCATGTAGGCACATACGTGTGGCATTGGCCATGGTAGCTGGAGCTCAGACAGGGGGAACAGGTCAGGAAAGAACAGGTGCATTTCTGCACACGTGAAAGCACCAGTCACAATGACCCTTAATGCAACTtgagaaaatgaaatcattagTAAAAAAGACATTCTTCAGattatataattttgttatttctggGCAGAGGAGCTCTTGCTGGCTCTTTCTTCAAATACTTGTGAAAAATAACACAGGACCCAAAAAAGTGACAACGATTAATATGGCTCTGCTGAGAAGTGGCTCATTTTCATTGCTTGGGTGGAACAATTTAATTTCTGGAAATGGATCAAGCAACTGTTACTAAGTATCTTAAActcttaataaaaataatgactattaaaaaaaacatacttTATGGCTACAGCTGCTGAGTGGTGGGTGAAAATCCTCTTCTTCCACATACTTCCTCTTAAAGTATGTGATCTTGGATGTTGTTATAGGATTTGAAATTCCCCTGTAATGTGATCCTGTGGTAATAAATCAGATATGACAAATGACATGCGGTTTGCCAGAGGTTCTCCAAACAAAATACTTTCCTTGCCTTGCCTTTTAGAAGATAACTTGGCTACGTATTTGTCTGTACATGTGGTGATTAAAAATGAACATTAGTCTTAATAGTTGCTATCATACGGAATCCTGTGACCCAGGCTAGGCAAGGATTTCTAGACAATTATAGACGAAAATGACATATTTCAGCACTTACTAAATACTCAGAATCTTAACTCTGTGCACAGGCAAACAGCAACATTCATAAAGGGGAGTAGTGTAATAACTCTGAAATAATATTAGTATTTATTCCAATTATTTAATTAAACCCATGGTAATATAACACCACTGTTCAAATGTATATATCTTTAACTGTAAGCACTAATAAccaaataacatttaaatattactGGCTCTCAGTAAGTAAGCAAATTATTATCTGCACACTGGAGTCATaatattccttcttttaaaattttaaatttttaaatttaaaattaaaattcagggtAACAAAAGTCCTTTTTGCTTTCAAAAATGTAACATATCAACCATGAATAAAAATAGGGTCTAATTTTTAAAGAGCAAGTTTTTAATCCTTTTTAGCAAATCTGACTTCAACAAGTACTCATTTTACAttttaggtttttggtttttttccaatCACTAGTACTACACAAAAATCCAAAGGACCTCACCTTAAAGTAT belongs to Pseudorca crassidens isolate mPseCra1 chromosome 2, mPseCra1.hap1, whole genome shotgun sequence and includes:
- the SERTAD4 gene encoding SERTA domain-containing protein 4 — protein: MTLVLSMNRFCEPIVSEGAAEIAGYQTLWEADSYGGPSPPGPAQAPLQGDRGAGPPLAGSHYRGISNPITTSKITYFKRKYVEEEDFHPPLSSCSHKTISIFEERAHILYMSLEKLKFIDDPEVYLRRSVLINNLMKRIHGEIIMQNNWCFPACSFNGTSAQEWFMAQDCPYRKRPRMAKEECEKFHACCLYQECGGHYLNLPLSVNANVGNASTTASSSSSSSSSSPPLPLPSCSHQVDFDVGSAPIYKGDGQIPANEIFVTNVRSLGVQEKAKLNEKANDDTNRDGGPLSHEPVGNDLAFECKGQFYDYFETGYNEKSNVSESWKKSLRKKEPSPSNKLCCSKGSKI